The nucleotide sequence ATATCAAACCGTCTCAGCACAGCGCATGGATTTAGAATATAACAATTACTTCTCATACACCCTGACTTAACAAAGTTATGATAATTCCTATTTATATCAAGAACACTAAACTGCAACTTTTTAAAAACTGATACGTAATAATGAAGAGATAAAAAGTAACATCCCCACTGACGTACTGCTGAGACTAAATTTGGATTATTTTGCGTTATTTTCATATATAATCTCACTTATAATCTTTATTTTTTAAA is from Borrelia puertoricensis and encodes:
- a CDS encoding DUF261 family protein, which translates into the protein MKITQNNPNLVSAVRQWGCYFLSLHYYVSVFKKLQFSVLDINRNYHNFVKSGCMRSNCYILNPCAVLRRFDISASVRWEGPAYRCLDGEFEISEVKIKNTPGYHFIATNLSSVLYDSLTLKERGVEYEITSRRIFKKY